One window of Vibrio sinaloensis genomic DNA carries:
- the fadB gene encoding fatty acid oxidation complex subunit alpha FadB, which produces MIYQAETLQVKELQDGIAELSFCAPASVNKLDLSTLESLDKALDAIKAQGSLKGLLLTSDKDAFIVGADITEFLGLFAKPEQELDQWLRFANSIFNKLEDLPIPTVSALKGHTLGGGCECVLATDIRIGDKTTSIGLPETKLGIMPGFGGCVRLPRVLGADSAMEIITQGKACRADEALKIGLLDAVVESDALYQSALTTLKQAVNEQLDWKARRHQKTAPLSLSKLESMMSFTMAKGLVAQKAGPHYPAPMTAVITIEEGARFARDEALDIERKHFVKLAKSEEAKALVGLFLNDQYIKGIAKKAAKSASKSTERAAVLGAGIMGGGIAYQSALKGVPVLMKDIAQASLDLGMNEASKLLNKRLTQGRIDGFKMAGILASITPSLHYSGIENSDVIVEAVVENPKVKAAVLSEVESHVNEETVITSNTSTIPINLLAKSLKRPENFCGMHFFNPVHRMPLVEIIRGEHTSDETINRVVAYAAKMGKSPIVVNDCPGFFVNRVLFPYFGGFSKLLRDGADFTQIDKVMERQFGWPMGPAYLLDVVGIDTAHHAQEVMAQGFPERMGKQERDAIDALFDANKYGQKNGSGFYSYSVDKRGKPKKTFADDIIPLLAEVCADKQAFDDQTIIERMMIPMVNEVVLCLQEKIIATPQEADMALVYGLGFPPFRGGVFRYLDSIGIAEFVAMTSKYQDLGAMYQAPQLLIDMAAKGETFYGTQQQGSI; this is translated from the coding sequence ATGATTTACCAAGCCGAAACCCTACAGGTAAAGGAATTACAAGACGGTATCGCAGAACTGAGTTTTTGCGCGCCCGCTTCTGTGAACAAGCTCGACCTCTCAACGTTAGAGTCTCTTGATAAAGCACTGGATGCGATCAAAGCACAAGGTTCACTGAAAGGACTATTACTCACCTCTGATAAAGACGCCTTTATCGTTGGCGCAGACATTACTGAGTTTCTTGGCCTGTTTGCCAAGCCAGAGCAAGAGCTCGACCAGTGGTTGCGTTTCGCCAACAGCATTTTCAATAAGCTCGAAGACTTACCGATCCCGACCGTATCTGCACTGAAAGGGCATACCCTAGGTGGCGGATGTGAGTGCGTACTTGCTACCGACATACGTATTGGTGATAAAACCACCAGCATCGGCCTTCCAGAAACCAAACTCGGTATCATGCCAGGGTTTGGTGGCTGTGTTCGCCTTCCGCGTGTACTTGGCGCTGATAGTGCGATGGAAATTATTACTCAAGGCAAAGCCTGTCGCGCTGATGAAGCACTGAAAATAGGTCTGCTTGATGCGGTAGTAGAAAGCGACGCTTTATATCAGTCGGCCTTAACCACTCTAAAGCAAGCAGTTAATGAGCAGCTAGATTGGAAAGCGCGCCGTCATCAAAAGACCGCGCCTTTGTCACTCAGTAAGCTTGAGTCGATGATGAGTTTTACCATGGCCAAAGGATTGGTGGCACAAAAAGCGGGCCCACACTACCCAGCACCGATGACTGCGGTAATCACTATCGAAGAAGGCGCACGCTTTGCTCGCGATGAAGCACTGGATATTGAGCGCAAACACTTTGTTAAGTTGGCCAAGTCCGAAGAAGCCAAAGCGTTGGTGGGTCTATTCCTAAATGATCAATACATCAAAGGCATCGCTAAAAAGGCGGCTAAGTCGGCGAGTAAGAGCACTGAACGTGCCGCTGTACTCGGTGCAGGTATCATGGGCGGCGGGATTGCCTACCAGTCGGCACTAAAAGGAGTGCCTGTGCTGATGAAAGATATCGCTCAGGCCTCTCTCGATTTGGGCATGAACGAAGCGTCGAAACTACTCAACAAGCGCCTCACCCAAGGTCGCATCGACGGATTCAAGATGGCTGGTATTTTGGCGTCCATCACACCAAGCCTACATTACTCGGGTATTGAAAACTCGGATGTTATCGTTGAAGCCGTGGTAGAAAACCCGAAAGTTAAAGCCGCCGTTCTCAGCGAGGTGGAGTCTCACGTGAATGAAGAGACGGTGATCACTTCAAACACCTCAACGATTCCAATCAACCTGCTTGCCAAGTCGCTCAAGCGCCCAGAAAATTTCTGTGGTATGCACTTCTTTAACCCTGTGCATCGTATGCCGCTAGTCGAAATCATTCGCGGTGAACACACCTCAGACGAAACCATCAACCGTGTGGTCGCTTATGCTGCGAAAATGGGTAAATCACCTATCGTGGTCAACGACTGCCCTGGGTTCTTTGTCAACCGAGTCCTGTTCCCTTACTTTGGTGGCTTTAGCAAGCTGCTGCGAGATGGCGCAGACTTTACCCAAATCGACAAAGTAATGGAGCGTCAATTTGGTTGGCCGATGGGGCCAGCTTACCTGCTTGACGTGGTGGGGATTGATACCGCTCACCACGCACAAGAAGTGATGGCACAAGGCTTCCCTGAGCGTATGGGTAAACAAGAGCGCGATGCGATTGACGCCCTGTTCGATGCCAACAAGTACGGCCAGAAAAACGGCAGTGGCTTCTACAGCTACAGTGTCGACAAACGCGGCAAGCCAAAGAAAACCTTCGCGGACGACATTATTCCGCTGCTTGCTGAAGTGTGCGCAGACAAGCAAGCCTTCGATGACCAGACCATCATTGAACGAATGATGATTCCGATGGTGAACGAAGTGGTACTTTGTCTGCAAGAGAAGATCATTGCGACACCGCAAGAAGCGGATATGGCGCTGGTATATGGTCTCGGTTTCCCTCCATTCCGTGGTGGCGTGTTCCGTTATCTAGACAGTATCGGTATTGCTGAATTTGTGGCAATGACCAGCAAGTACCAAGATCTAGGTGCGATGTACCAAGCTCCACAGTTACTTATTGATATGGCAGCTAAGGGTGAAACCTTCTACGGCACTCAACAGCAAGGTTCAATCTAA
- the hemG gene encoding menaquinone-dependent protoporphyrinogen IX dehydrogenase encodes MTKALFLYSTREGQTKKIFHHIAKQMDHLDCEWLDLHKIDDEVDFSQYERVLVGASIRYGHLNKKLYRFIERNLSGLQTSKAAFFCVNLTARKEDQGKDTPEGSAYIKTFLKRSPWQPELIGVFAGALYYPRYNWFDKTMIKFIMSMTGGETDTSKEVEYTNWEKVTLFAEKFKNM; translated from the coding sequence GTGACTAAAGCTCTCTTCCTCTATTCAACACGAGAAGGTCAAACCAAAAAAATCTTCCATCATATTGCTAAACAGATGGATCACCTCGACTGTGAGTGGCTTGATTTACATAAGATAGACGACGAGGTCGACTTTAGTCAGTATGAGAGAGTGTTGGTGGGCGCTTCCATTCGCTATGGACACTTAAATAAGAAGCTCTATCGGTTTATTGAGCGTAACTTATCTGGGCTACAAACCAGCAAAGCCGCCTTCTTTTGCGTGAATTTGACCGCTCGAAAAGAAGACCAAGGAAAGGATACTCCAGAAGGAAGTGCTTACATTAAAACTTTTCTTAAAAGGTCACCTTGGCAGCCTGAACTGATCGGTGTGTTCGCAGGAGCCCTCTATTATCCAAGATACAATTGGTTTGATAAGACCATGATTAAATTCATAATGAGTATGACTGGGGGTGAGACAGATACCAGTAAAGAAGTCGAGTACACCAACTGGGAAAAGGTTACTCTATTTGCCGAGAAGTTTAAGAATATGTAA
- a CDS encoding HesA/MoeB/ThiF family protein, with amino-acid sequence MLTDNQFLRYQRQVALPEIAEVGQERLSKSHVLIIGCGGLGSAASLYLASAGVGKLVVVDDDEVDSSNLQRQIIYREQDLQVAKTEATVKQLTELNSMVQIRALNKRLDKEQLQIEVMLADVVLDCTDNMPTRQLINQVCFEQNTPLISAAAIGWQGQFAVFDYQSSSEQDVESKACYRCLYPFDELPHTQKCSESGVLGPVVGTVGNYQAIAAIQKLATGKFHVETAKLHLFDGLKLQWQTMAISKDKQCQVCAQI; translated from the coding sequence ATGCTCACGGATAATCAGTTCCTTCGTTATCAGCGTCAAGTCGCTCTGCCTGAAATTGCCGAAGTTGGGCAAGAGCGTTTGAGCAAATCGCATGTGCTGATCATCGGTTGTGGTGGATTAGGGAGCGCAGCGAGTTTGTACTTAGCATCTGCGGGCGTTGGTAAATTGGTTGTGGTTGATGACGATGAAGTTGATAGCAGTAACCTGCAACGTCAGATCATATATCGTGAACAAGACCTCCAAGTTGCGAAAACAGAAGCGACGGTAAAGCAACTTACTGAACTTAATTCTATGGTTCAAATTCGTGCTCTCAATAAGCGATTGGACAAAGAACAGCTGCAGATTGAGGTAATGCTGGCGGATGTGGTACTCGACTGCACCGACAACATGCCAACGCGCCAGCTCATTAACCAAGTCTGTTTCGAACAAAACACGCCGCTCATCTCCGCGGCGGCAATTGGTTGGCAAGGGCAATTCGCTGTTTTTGATTACCAATCATCAAGTGAACAAGACGTGGAGAGTAAAGCCTGTTACCGCTGTTTGTATCCGTTTGATGAATTACCACACACGCAAAAGTGCAGTGAGAGCGGTGTCCTCGGTCCGGTGGTGGGCACGGTTGGCAACTACCAAGCAATAGCGGCAATTCAAAAACTGGCGACGGGAAAGTTTCATGTCGAGACTGCCAAGCTGCATCTGTTTGATGGATTGAAACTGCAATGGCAAACCATGGCGATAAGCAAAGACAAACAGTGCCAAGTATGTGCTCAGATTTAG
- the thiS gene encoding sulfur carrier protein ThiS, producing the protein MTLSEQQTTQMTAANLDVITIVINDQSHQVASKSNLQQIISQFALPEMGCVFAINNNVVPRSEWASTVLSQGDSISLFQAIAGG; encoded by the coding sequence ATGACGTTATCAGAACAACAAACAACACAAATGACCGCTGCTAACTTAGATGTGATCACTATTGTCATCAATGACCAGTCACATCAAGTTGCCAGTAAGTCGAATCTACAGCAAATCATTAGTCAATTTGCGCTGCCTGAAATGGGCTGTGTTTTTGCAATTAATAACAATGTTGTTCCCCGCAGTGAGTGGGCTAGCACAGTTCTTTCACAGGGAGATAGCATCTCTTTGTTTCAAGCGATCGCAGGGGGCTAA
- a CDS encoding TrkH family potassium uptake protein has protein sequence MQFRSIIRIVGLLLALFSVSMLAPALVALIYRDGAGVPFVTTFFVLLFCGTLCWFPNRHHRHELKARDGFLIVVLFWTVIGSAGSLPFLIADNPNVSVTDAFFESFSALTTTGATVIVGLDDLPKAILFYRQFLQWFGGMGIIVLAVAILPVLGIGGMQLYRAEIPGPVKDSKMTPRIAETAKALWYIYLSLTIACAVAFWLAGMTPFDAIGHSFSTIAIGGFSTHDASMGYFDSYAINLITVVFLLISACNYSLHFAAFASGGVHPKYYWRDPEFRAFFFIQALLFVVCFLILLNHHSYQSVYDAFDQALFQTVSISTTAGFTTTGFSEWPLFLPVLLLFSSFIGGCAGSTGGGMKVIRILLLTLQGVREMKRLVHPRAVYTIKVGGSALSQRVVDAVWGFFSAYALVFVVCMLGLIATGMDELSAFSAVAATLNNLGPGLGEVALHFGDVNDKAKWVLIVSMLFGRLEIFTLLILLTPTFWRS, from the coding sequence ATGCAATTTCGATCAATTATTCGTATCGTTGGGCTACTACTGGCCCTTTTTAGTGTCTCTATGCTAGCCCCTGCGTTGGTCGCTTTGATCTATCGAGATGGTGCTGGTGTCCCTTTTGTGACGACGTTTTTTGTGCTGCTATTTTGCGGCACATTGTGCTGGTTTCCCAATCGCCACCATCGACACGAGCTTAAAGCGCGTGATGGCTTTTTGATTGTTGTTTTGTTCTGGACGGTTATTGGTAGTGCAGGCTCTCTGCCCTTTTTGATTGCTGACAACCCGAATGTGTCAGTGACGGATGCGTTCTTCGAGTCCTTTTCGGCGCTCACCACAACGGGGGCTACCGTCATAGTTGGTCTTGACGACTTACCCAAAGCCATACTCTTCTATCGTCAGTTTTTGCAATGGTTTGGTGGTATGGGAATAATCGTACTTGCGGTTGCTATTCTGCCAGTGTTAGGGATTGGTGGAATGCAGTTGTATCGCGCTGAGATACCTGGTCCTGTCAAAGACTCAAAGATGACCCCTCGTATCGCCGAAACGGCCAAAGCTCTGTGGTATATCTACCTAAGCTTAACTATCGCCTGTGCGGTAGCGTTTTGGCTTGCTGGCATGACCCCTTTTGATGCTATCGGCCATAGTTTCTCTACCATTGCCATTGGCGGCTTTTCGACTCACGACGCCAGTATGGGGTATTTTGATAGTTACGCCATCAACCTTATTACCGTTGTTTTCCTATTGATCTCCGCTTGTAATTACTCATTGCACTTTGCGGCGTTTGCCTCAGGCGGTGTGCATCCGAAGTATTATTGGCGAGATCCTGAATTTCGCGCCTTCTTCTTTATTCAGGCTTTGTTATTTGTGGTGTGTTTTCTCATTCTTCTGAACCATCATTCTTATCAATCGGTTTATGATGCGTTTGACCAAGCTCTGTTCCAGACTGTCTCAATATCTACAACGGCAGGATTTACCACCACAGGATTCTCCGAGTGGCCGCTGTTTTTGCCCGTTTTGTTGTTGTTCTCTTCTTTTATTGGTGGCTGTGCGGGCTCCACCGGTGGTGGTATGAAGGTCATACGCATATTGCTATTGACCCTACAAGGTGTGCGTGAAATGAAACGTTTAGTTCACCCTCGCGCAGTGTACACAATTAAAGTGGGAGGGAGTGCACTCTCGCAACGAGTGGTTGATGCGGTATGGGGATTCTTCTCTGCGTATGCCTTAGTGTTTGTGGTGTGTATGTTGGGATTAATCGCAACGGGCATGGACGAGCTCAGCGCCTTTTCCGCGGTTGCAGCCACCTTGAATAACTTGGGGCCGGGTCTAGGAGAAGTTGCGCTGCACTTTGGTGATGTTAACGACAAAGCGAAATGGGTATTGATTGTGTCTATGCTGTTTGGACGCTTAGAAATCTTTACCTTACTGATACTACTTACGCCGACGTTTTGGCGTAGTTAA
- the crcB gene encoding fluoride efflux transporter CrcB: MSQLSILGFIAIGGAFGACSRYLISELCIVLLGRGFPYGTLTVNVVGSLIMGLLIAAFENGQLSTEPWRQIIGLGFLGALTTFSTFSMDNVLLMQQGAFLKMGLNVLLNVVLSISAAWVGFQLLIKT; encoded by the coding sequence ATGAGTCAACTTTCTATTCTTGGCTTTATCGCAATCGGTGGTGCTTTCGGCGCATGTTCTCGCTATTTGATATCAGAGTTGTGCATTGTATTGCTAGGTCGCGGTTTTCCATACGGAACGCTTACCGTCAACGTAGTAGGCTCTTTGATTATGGGACTGCTGATCGCCGCCTTTGAAAACGGTCAGCTGTCCACTGAGCCTTGGCGGCAGATTATCGGCCTCGGTTTCCTAGGCGCATTAACAACCTTTTCTACTTTTTCGATGGACAATGTACTGCTGATGCAGCAGGGCGCTTTTTTAAAGATGGGCCTCAATGTGCTACTCAACGTTGTACTTAGTATTTCTGCTGCCTGGGTAGGGTTTCAGCTCCTAATAAAAACTTGA
- the thiC gene encoding phosphomethylpyrimidine synthase ThiC — protein MSNRKQARLEAKQFIDTLSVQPYPNSHKVYVEGSRPDIQVPMREITLADSLVGGTKEAPVFSPNEPVRVYDTSGLYTDPNHEIDLYNGLPKLREGWIEERGDTELLDEVSSVYTKERLEDQTLDELRYGNLPRIRRAKDGHCVTQLHYARKGIITPEMEYIALRENMGRAQYRDEVLNQQHPGQSFGANLPKDITAEFVRKEVAEGRAIIPSNINHPESEPMIIGRNFLVKVNANIGNSSVTSSIEEEVEKLVWATRWGGDTVMDLSTGRNIHETREWILRNSPVPIGTVPMYQALEKVNGVAENLNWEVMRDTLIEQAEQGVDYFTIHAGLLLRYVPMTAKRVTGIVSRGGSIIAKWCLAHHQESFLYTHFREICEICAKYDVALSLGDGLRPGSVADANDEAQFAELRTLGELTKIAWEYDVQVIIEGPGHVPMHMIKENMEQQLEHCHEAPFYTLGPLTTDIAPGYDHITSGIGAAMIGWYGCAMLCYVTPKEHLGLPNKEDVKTGMITYKLAAHAADLAKGHPGAQVRDNALSKARFEFRWEDQFNLALDPDTARAFHDETLPQESGKVAHFCSMCGPKFCSMKISQEVREYAKDTQQVAADQAISIKMLDDPLEGMRQKSQEFRESGSELYHPAAHAEVSD, from the coding sequence ATGTCGAATCGCAAGCAAGCGAGACTGGAAGCTAAACAATTCATCGATACACTTTCTGTCCAACCATACCCAAACTCTCATAAGGTGTATGTTGAGGGCTCTCGCCCGGATATCCAGGTGCCAATGCGAGAAATTACCCTCGCCGATAGTCTTGTAGGTGGCACTAAGGAAGCACCAGTTTTCTCACCCAATGAGCCTGTGCGTGTCTATGACACGTCTGGACTCTATACTGACCCAAACCATGAGATTGACCTTTATAACGGCTTACCTAAGCTTAGAGAAGGGTGGATTGAAGAGCGCGGTGACACAGAGTTACTTGATGAAGTAAGCTCGGTGTACACAAAGGAACGCTTAGAAGACCAAACGTTAGACGAACTGCGTTACGGTAATCTACCACGCATTCGACGTGCCAAAGATGGTCATTGTGTGACCCAATTGCATTACGCTCGTAAAGGCATTATTACCCCTGAAATGGAATATATCGCCCTTCGCGAAAATATGGGGCGTGCTCAATACCGCGATGAAGTGCTGAATCAACAGCATCCGGGTCAAAGCTTTGGTGCCAATCTGCCAAAAGACATTACCGCTGAGTTTGTACGTAAAGAAGTCGCCGAAGGTCGCGCGATTATCCCTTCTAATATCAACCACCCAGAATCCGAACCAATGATCATTGGACGTAACTTTTTGGTCAAAGTAAACGCCAACATCGGTAACTCATCGGTCACTTCTTCGATTGAAGAAGAAGTAGAGAAACTAGTATGGGCAACGCGCTGGGGTGGAGATACCGTTATGGATCTCTCTACTGGACGAAATATTCACGAAACTCGCGAGTGGATTCTACGTAATAGTCCAGTGCCGATCGGTACTGTACCCATGTACCAAGCGCTTGAGAAAGTGAACGGTGTTGCGGAAAACCTTAACTGGGAAGTGATGCGCGATACTCTAATTGAGCAAGCAGAGCAAGGCGTTGACTATTTCACTATCCATGCTGGTTTACTACTTCGCTATGTGCCAATGACAGCTAAGCGTGTTACTGGCATCGTTTCTCGTGGTGGTTCTATTATTGCGAAATGGTGTTTAGCGCATCACCAAGAAAGCTTCCTATATACCCACTTCCGAGAGATCTGTGAAATCTGTGCCAAGTATGATGTCGCACTTTCTCTTGGCGATGGTCTTCGTCCAGGTTCGGTTGCCGATGCTAACGATGAGGCTCAATTTGCAGAACTTCGCACCTTAGGTGAGCTGACTAAGATTGCCTGGGAATATGATGTTCAGGTCATTATCGAGGGGCCTGGCCATGTTCCTATGCACATGATCAAAGAGAACATGGAACAGCAGTTGGAGCACTGTCATGAAGCGCCTTTTTATACGCTTGGTCCACTGACAACCGATATTGCGCCTGGTTATGACCATATCACTTCCGGTATTGGCGCAGCGATGATCGGTTGGTATGGATGTGCCATGCTTTGTTATGTCACACCAAAAGAGCACTTAGGCTTACCAAACAAGGAAGACGTCAAGACAGGGATGATCACCTATAAACTGGCTGCGCACGCAGCTGATTTGGCTAAAGGTCACCCCGGGGCTCAGGTGCGAGATAATGCTTTATCTAAAGCTAGGTTTGAGTTCCGCTGGGAAGACCAATTTAACCTAGCACTTGACCCAGATACCGCGCGCGCTTTTCATGATGAAACTCTGCCTCAAGAATCTGGAAAAGTTGCCCATTTCTGCTCTATGTGTGGCCCTAAGTTCTGCTCGATGAAGATCTCGCAAGAAGTTCGCGAGTACGCAAAAGACACTCAGCAAGTTGCCGCCGACCAAGCTATCTCAATCAAAATGTTGGATGATCCTCTTGAGGGGATGCGTCAGAAATCGCAAGAATTTAGAGAGTCAGGTTCTGAGTTATACCACCCAGCAGCACATGCCGAGGTAAGTGACTAA
- a CDS encoding YigZ family protein, producing the protein MNVQPYLIPAQPTQFEEEIKKSVFITYLAHTPGIEAAKAFVEQIKTRHADARHNCWGFVAGRPQDSMQWGFSDDGEPSGTAGKPILAQLSGSNVGEITAVVTRYSGGIKLGTGGLVKAYGGGVQQALKSLQTIEKKITTKLLLELDYGFMPILHALLTQFSAEQVSADYSDQVKLVVEIELRQVSDFTQTIVNKSGAKVTVTVLDKP; encoded by the coding sequence ATGAACGTTCAGCCGTACCTCATTCCTGCACAGCCCACTCAATTCGAAGAAGAAATCAAGAAAAGTGTGTTCATTACTTATCTTGCTCATACCCCAGGAATCGAGGCAGCAAAAGCGTTCGTAGAGCAGATTAAGACGCGTCATGCTGATGCCCGGCATAACTGTTGGGGATTTGTAGCCGGTCGCCCTCAAGACTCAATGCAATGGGGATTCAGTGATGACGGCGAGCCGTCTGGAACGGCAGGTAAACCGATCTTAGCTCAGCTTTCTGGTAGTAATGTGGGTGAGATCACCGCTGTGGTGACTCGCTATTCTGGCGGAATTAAGCTCGGTACCGGAGGCCTAGTAAAAGCCTACGGGGGAGGAGTGCAGCAAGCGCTCAAGTCGCTTCAAACTATTGAGAAAAAAATAACCACAAAACTACTTCTAGAGTTAGACTATGGGTTTATGCCAATCTTACACGCTCTGTTAACACAGTTTTCTGCTGAGCAAGTCAGTGCAGATTACAGTGATCAGGTTAAGCTAGTGGTAGAGATTGAATTGCGTCAAGTGAGTGATTTTACCCAGACCATAGTGAATAAAAGCGGTGCCAAGGTAACTGTTACCGTATTGGATAAACCATAA
- a CDS encoding thiamine phosphate synthase, producing the protein MSKILIPSSLIELTGLVQECLLLAKEQGFSIEDIELGVSPTQSFQLVRDQQTTRIATDLIDGYDSEHESSFVLNYRSALSVEACAKQPSKAIYIGIADTQVSDEKDKGRQLDIWRHPINDEVRALSVKSKVSAKFIPESHLAWIVTLTVLDFPIEDALTLARGMTTQQENVSRETLSNGNVDEGKPTQWADQFNDFPTPVLEDNRLGIQVGWSAQGESVSFPTLTKQSLGLYPVVDDVAWIERLLPLGINTIQLRIKNPQQADLEHQIIRAIELGRQYRAQVFINDYWKLAIKHGAYGVHLGQEDIEESNLDQLSRAGIRLGLSTHGYYELLRIVQIHPSYIALGHIFPTTTKQMPSKPQGLVRLDLYQKLIDSIPYTNTEAAFHPSKDKAISDNVFGFPTVAIGGIDPSNADQVWQTGVSSLAVVRAITLAESPQSVIEFFAQLMKERKLTSTHQNSELVDTKRGEHAHG; encoded by the coding sequence ATGAGCAAAATCCTTATTCCGTCATCACTGATTGAACTGACAGGTCTAGTTCAAGAATGTCTGTTGTTGGCGAAAGAACAGGGTTTTAGTATTGAAGACATTGAGTTGGGTGTGAGCCCAACTCAATCTTTTCAGCTTGTTCGCGACCAACAGACCACACGCATAGCGACAGATCTTATTGATGGATATGACTCTGAGCATGAGAGTTCATTTGTGCTCAATTACCGCTCTGCTTTATCGGTAGAAGCGTGTGCTAAGCAACCGTCGAAAGCGATTTATATTGGTATTGCTGATACGCAGGTATCCGATGAAAAGGATAAAGGGCGTCAGCTTGATATCTGGCGTCACCCCATTAACGATGAAGTGCGAGCGCTTTCCGTTAAGTCGAAGGTAAGCGCGAAGTTTATACCTGAGAGCCACCTTGCTTGGATTGTCACGCTGACAGTACTCGATTTTCCTATCGAAGATGCGTTAACTCTCGCTCGGGGCATGACAACTCAACAAGAGAATGTTTCACGTGAAACACTATCGAATGGCAACGTTGACGAGGGGAAGCCAACTCAGTGGGCTGACCAATTTAATGATTTCCCCACACCTGTACTGGAGGATAACCGACTAGGTATTCAAGTTGGTTGGTCTGCACAAGGCGAGAGCGTCAGCTTTCCAACTCTAACTAAGCAAAGTCTGGGGCTCTATCCAGTTGTTGATGATGTTGCTTGGATTGAGCGCCTACTGCCACTAGGCATCAACACAATTCAACTACGAATCAAGAATCCACAACAAGCCGATTTGGAACATCAGATCATTCGAGCAATTGAGCTAGGTCGTCAGTATCGAGCACAAGTGTTCATTAATGACTATTGGAAACTAGCAATCAAGCATGGCGCTTATGGCGTTCATTTAGGACAAGAAGACATAGAAGAATCGAATTTGGATCAGCTATCTAGAGCCGGCATTCGTCTTGGCCTTTCTACTCATGGTTATTATGAACTACTGCGCATCGTACAAATTCATCCTAGTTACATAGCATTAGGGCATATTTTCCCAACCACTACTAAACAGATGCCATCGAAACCACAAGGTTTGGTGCGCTTGGATCTGTATCAAAAGCTGATTGATAGCATCCCTTATACAAATACAGAGGCTGCTTTCCATCCTTCAAAAGATAAAGCAATTAGTGACAATGTGTTCGGCTTTCCGACGGTCGCGATTGGTGGCATTGACCCATCTAATGCAGACCAGGTTTGGCAAACAGGTGTTTCGAGTTTGGCCGTTGTGCGAGCTATTACGTTGGCTGAATCCCCTCAGTCCGTTATCGAGTTCTTCGCACAACTGATGAAGGAAAGAAAACTAACGTCGACTCATCAGAATAGTGAATTGGTGGATACCAAGAGAGGCGAGCATGCTCACGGATAA
- a CDS encoding thiazole synthase has protein sequence MLKIGDKQFESRLFTGTGKFANSLLMAQAIQASGSQLATMALKRVDINNQQDDILLPLVKAGVNLLPNTSGAKNAKDAVFAAQLAREALGTNWVKLEIHPDPKYLMPDPIETLVAAEQLVREGFVVLPYCHADPVLCKRLEEVGCAAVMPLGAPIGSNKGIVSHDFLEIIIDQANVPVVVDAGIGAPSHAARAMEMGADAVLVNTAIAASSDSVAMAKAFKLAVESGRMAYEAGLAGKVSHAVASSPLTSFLDEL, from the coding sequence ATGCTCAAAATTGGTGATAAACAATTCGAATCAAGACTGTTCACGGGAACAGGGAAGTTTGCCAACAGCCTATTGATGGCACAAGCAATTCAAGCATCGGGTTCTCAACTAGCGACCATGGCGTTGAAGCGCGTGGACATCAACAACCAGCAAGACGATATTTTGCTGCCGTTAGTAAAAGCGGGCGTGAACTTATTGCCGAACACCTCGGGTGCAAAGAATGCAAAAGATGCTGTGTTTGCTGCTCAACTGGCGCGAGAAGCGTTAGGCACCAACTGGGTAAAACTAGAAATTCACCCAGATCCCAAATACCTCATGCCTGATCCTATCGAAACGCTTGTCGCTGCTGAGCAACTGGTTCGTGAAGGCTTTGTTGTGCTTCCTTACTGCCATGCAGACCCGGTTCTGTGTAAGCGATTGGAAGAAGTAGGATGCGCAGCAGTGATGCCATTGGGTGCGCCAATTGGCTCTAACAAAGGGATTGTTTCTCACGACTTCTTGGAGATTATTATCGACCAAGCTAATGTTCCTGTCGTTGTCGATGCGGGTATTGGCGCACCTTCACACGCCGCGCGTGCGATGGAAATGGGCGCGGATGCCGTGCTCGTCAATACTGCGATTGCAGCTTCGAGCGATTCCGTTGCGATGGCGAAAGCATTTAAGTTGGCGGTAGAGTCGGGGCGTATGGCTTATGAAGCCGGGCTTGCTGGTAAGGTTTCTCATGCGGTTGCGTCGAGTCCACTGACTTCCTTTTTGGATGAGCTCTAA